A portion of the Microbaculum marinisediminis genome contains these proteins:
- a CDS encoding TRAP transporter large permease, with product MEWYVAFLLLIGTFFFLVLLGVPVVFAFFGVNIIYLGYFMGEAGFELLIDSVYGSLSVFVLLPITLFILMGEVLFRTGIAMKMINTLDTWMGAIPGRLSLLAIGSGTLLATLSGASIGTTAMLIRTLTPAMQERGYSKSLSIGPLLGSGGLAIMIPPSALGVILAVIASVSVGKLLIAIILPGILLALSYVVYVVLASRFDPSAAPAYSSERVAISERLMLTAKYILPLSIIIFLVIGVVFLGVATPTEAAALGTAGAFGLAACYGRLTWSVTIEALMSTLRISVMVLAILAASKAFTQLLAYTGATQQLIGWATELPISPIWVIVMMHLITLFLGGPIGGIPLIMMTVPIFLPVVTALGYDPIWFCVAMLINVELAQITPPFGILLYVAKGILQDTTMGEITRAAVPIIVCNLIVLALLIAIPALSLWLPAQMLQ from the coding sequence ATGGAGTGGTATGTTGCATTCCTCTTGCTGATCGGGACCTTCTTCTTTCTGGTCCTGCTCGGCGTTCCGGTGGTGTTCGCGTTCTTCGGCGTCAACATCATCTATCTCGGCTACTTCATGGGCGAGGCCGGCTTCGAGCTGTTGATCGACAGCGTTTATGGCAGCCTTTCGGTCTTTGTCCTGTTGCCGATCACGCTGTTCATCCTGATGGGCGAGGTGCTCTTCCGCACAGGCATCGCCATGAAGATGATCAACACGCTCGACACGTGGATGGGCGCCATTCCCGGTCGACTGTCACTCCTGGCGATTGGCTCAGGGACGCTGCTGGCGACGCTGTCGGGAGCGAGCATCGGCACGACGGCGATGCTGATCCGCACCCTGACGCCGGCGATGCAGGAACGGGGCTACAGCAAGTCGCTGAGCATCGGTCCGCTGCTCGGCAGCGGCGGCCTGGCTATCATGATCCCGCCGAGCGCGCTCGGCGTCATTCTTGCCGTCATCGCGTCGGTTTCGGTCGGCAAGCTGTTGATCGCCATCATCCTGCCGGGAATTCTGCTGGCCCTTTCGTACGTCGTCTATGTCGTGCTCGCCAGTCGCTTCGACCCGAGCGCCGCACCGGCCTACTCCTCGGAGAGGGTCGCGATCAGCGAACGCCTGATGCTGACGGCGAAATACATCCTGCCGCTGTCCATCATCATCTTCCTGGTGATCGGCGTGGTCTTCCTCGGCGTGGCAACACCGACCGAGGCGGCCGCGCTCGGCACCGCCGGCGCCTTTGGCCTGGCTGCCTGCTACGGCCGGCTGACCTGGTCGGTCACCATCGAGGCGCTGATGTCGACGCTGCGCATCTCGGTGATGGTGCTGGCGATCCTGGCCGCGTCCAAGGCCTTCACGCAATTGCTCGCCTACACCGGGGCGACGCAGCAGCTGATCGGCTGGGCCACCGAGCTGCCGATATCGCCGATCTGGGTGATCGTGATGATGCATCTGATCACGCTGTTCCTCGGGGGGCCGATCGGCGGCATTCCCCTGATCATGATGACCGTGCCGATCTTCCTTCCGGTGGTCACCGCGCTGGGCTACGACCCGATCTGGTTCTGCGTGGCGATGCTCATCAACGTCGAACTGGCGCAGATCACGCCACCGTTCGGCATCCTGCTCTACGTCGCCAAGGGCATCCTGCAGGATACGACGATGGGCGAGATCACACGCGCCGCAGTGCCGATCATCGTCTGCAACCTGATCGTGCTGGCCCTGCTGATCGCGATCCCGGCCCTGTCCCTGTGGCTTCCCGCCCAAATGCTCCAGTGA
- a CDS encoding branched-chain amino acid transaminase: MEKAEKIWINGEVVPWDDATVHLVSNTLHYGFGVFEGIRCYKTDTGPAVFRLREHMVRLARSAEILGFSLPYTLDELVEGTREVIRANGFEQCYIRPLAYVGEGGMGLSYEDCPVSVAIAVWFWGEYVGKGTLENGSRARVSTYARHHINTNMSKAKACGNYMLFQMARTEARRDGYDEALLLDSNGHVAEGSVEHIFLVRDGALVTPPLTHLLDGITRNTVIVLARELGLEVREELFSRDHVLTSDEAFFVGTGAEVTPLVELDRRPIGSGKPGPVTKQIQEAYFTTVYGRSNRHADWLTYV, encoded by the coding sequence ATGGAAAAAGCGGAAAAAATCTGGATCAACGGCGAGGTCGTCCCATGGGACGACGCCACGGTTCATCTGGTCAGCAACACGTTGCACTACGGCTTCGGCGTCTTCGAGGGCATACGCTGCTACAAGACAGACACCGGCCCGGCCGTCTTCCGGCTGCGCGAGCATATGGTGCGGCTCGCCCGGTCCGCCGAGATCCTCGGATTCAGCCTGCCGTACACGCTCGACGAACTCGTCGAAGGAACGCGGGAGGTCATCAGGGCCAACGGCTTCGAACAATGCTACATCCGCCCGCTCGCCTATGTCGGCGAGGGCGGCATGGGACTGTCTTACGAGGACTGCCCGGTAAGCGTCGCTATCGCTGTCTGGTTCTGGGGCGAGTATGTCGGCAAGGGTACGCTCGAGAACGGCAGCCGGGCGCGGGTTTCGACCTATGCGCGCCACCACATCAACACCAACATGTCGAAGGCCAAGGCATGCGGCAACTACATGCTGTTCCAGATGGCCCGCACGGAGGCGCGCCGCGACGGCTATGACGAGGCGCTTCTGCTCGATAGCAACGGACACGTTGCGGAAGGGTCGGTGGAGCACATCTTCCTGGTGCGCGACGGTGCCCTGGTGACGCCGCCACTGACCCATCTGCTCGACGGCATCACCCGCAACACAGTGATCGTGCTGGCACGCGAGCTCGGCCTCGAAGTGCGCGAGGAACTGTTCTCCCGCGACCATGTGCTGACCAGCGACGAGGCCTTCTTCGTCGGCACCGGCGCCGAGGTGACGCCGCTGGTCGAGCTCGACCGCCGCCCGATCGGCAGCGGCAAGCCCGGCCCCGTCACCAAGCAGATCCAGGAAGCCTATTTCACCACGGTCTACGGCCGCAGCAACCGTCACGCCGATTGGCTGACGTACGTATGA
- a CDS encoding class I SAM-dependent methyltransferase produces the protein MAQNIYDNPAFFAGYSQLPRQVHGLDGAPEWPVVRDMLPSLDGKRVVDLGCGFGWASRWIRENGAASVLGIDLSEKMLARARAETTDPAIAYRIDNLETLQLPAATFDLAYSALTFHYVRDFDRLARMLHAAIVPGGDLVFTIEHPIFMAAAHPHWIADEDGRKTWPVNGYAVEGERRTDWFAKGVLKYHRTVATTLNTLMAAGFELSRVEEFAPTPEQIAAMPDLAEELERPMLLLVSAHRGRGAPG, from the coding sequence ATGGCGCAGAACATCTACGACAACCCGGCGTTCTTTGCCGGTTACAGCCAGCTTCCCCGCCAGGTCCATGGACTTGACGGCGCCCCGGAATGGCCCGTCGTCAGGGATATGCTGCCGTCCCTGGACGGCAAGCGCGTGGTCGATCTTGGATGCGGCTTCGGCTGGGCTTCACGCTGGATACGGGAAAACGGCGCCGCCTCGGTGCTGGGCATAGACCTGTCGGAGAAAATGCTCGCGCGTGCGAGAGCGGAGACAACCGACCCGGCCATCGCGTATCGCATCGACAATCTTGAAACGCTGCAACTGCCGGCGGCGACCTTCGACCTGGCCTACAGCGCGCTGACCTTCCACTACGTCCGGGATTTCGACCGTCTTGCGCGGATGCTCCACGCGGCGATCGTCCCCGGCGGCGATCTCGTGTTCACGATCGAACACCCGATCTTCATGGCAGCCGCCCATCCGCACTGGATCGCCGACGAGGACGGGCGAAAGACCTGGCCCGTCAACGGCTACGCCGTCGAGGGGGAGCGCAGGACGGATTGGTTCGCCAAGGGCGTCTTGAAGTACCACCGAACGGTTGCCACGACGCTCAATACGCTGATGGCCGCCGGATTTGAGTTATCGCGGGTCGAAGAATTCGCGCCAACGCCGGAGCAGATCGCGGCAATGCCGGATCTCGCCGAAGAGCTGGAGAGACCGATGCTGCTCCTTGTGTCGGCACATCGAGGACGGGGCGCACCGGGATAG
- a CDS encoding TRAP transporter small permease, with protein sequence MGIGARFGRNFDRLLDCLALVGCALIMFQVISVSFEVIVRYFFGFSFGWVTSLNEWSLVFLTFLGVAWLQREGGHTNDDSIMQKFPAPVRVMARAAAWGLALLTTAVLTWYGAKVAWQNYVNESYDFFKIREVPLFYIYAVIPFGSLLWLIQLLRSMRREVHDNRAGARHDTTDV encoded by the coding sequence ATGGGCATCGGCGCGCGCTTCGGGCGCAACTTCGACCGGTTGCTCGATTGTCTCGCGCTGGTTGGGTGCGCGCTGATCATGTTCCAGGTGATCAGCGTCTCCTTCGAGGTGATCGTGCGCTACTTCTTCGGCTTCTCGTTCGGCTGGGTGACCTCGCTGAACGAGTGGAGCCTGGTCTTCCTGACCTTTCTCGGCGTGGCCTGGCTGCAGCGCGAAGGCGGCCATACCAACGACGATTCCATCATGCAGAAGTTCCCGGCACCGGTGCGCGTCATGGCGCGCGCCGCGGCCTGGGGACTGGCGCTTCTCACGACCGCGGTCCTGACCTGGTACGGGGCCAAGGTCGCCTGGCAGAACTACGTCAACGAAAGCTACGACTTCTTCAAGATCCGCGAGGTCCCGCTCTTTTACATCTATGCGGTGATCCCGTTCGGCAGCCTCCTGTGGCTGATCCAGCTCCTGCGGTCGATGCGCCGCGAGGTGCACGACAACCGCGCCGGCGCGCGCCACGACACGACGGACGTGTGA
- a CDS encoding SulP family inorganic anion transporter, producing MHNIRGDLLSGLVVALALIPEAIAFSIIAGVDPKVGLYASFSIAVIVAITGGRPGMISAATAATAVLMVTLVRDYGLEYLLAATVLAGLLQIAAGFLKLGYVMRFVSRSVMTGFVNALAILIFIAQLPELDPSKVPMLTYPLVAAGLAIIYLFPMVTKAIPSPLVTIVVLTILTVAMGWDVRTVGDMGDLPDTFPVFLIPDIPLNFETLAIIFPYSLAVAVVGLLESLMTQQIVDDLTDTASDRNQECIGQGLANTATGFIGGMAGCAMIGQSIINVKSGGRGRLSTFVAGIFLLIMVVALGDIVAIIPMSALVAIMIMVSIGTFSWSSVKNLREHPKSSSVVMLATVVFVIYTHNLAIGVLVGVLLSGIFFAWKIAQLFRVTSDITPDGSHRTYVIEGQLFFASSEDFMKAFDFKEAPETVTIDLSRAHIWDISSVAALDMAVLKFRREGADVEIIGLNEASETIVDRLAVHDKPGAMDQLMGH from the coding sequence ATGCACAACATCCGCGGTGACCTGCTGTCGGGCCTCGTTGTCGCCCTCGCGCTCATTCCCGAAGCCATCGCCTTTTCCATCATCGCGGGAGTGGACCCCAAGGTCGGGCTCTACGCGTCCTTTTCCATCGCCGTCATCGTTGCCATCACCGGCGGTCGGCCGGGCATGATTTCGGCGGCGACCGCGGCGACCGCCGTGCTGATGGTCACGCTGGTGCGCGATTACGGACTGGAATACCTGCTCGCCGCGACCGTTCTCGCCGGTCTGCTGCAGATCGCGGCGGGTTTTCTGAAACTCGGCTACGTCATGCGCTTCGTGTCCCGGTCGGTGATGACCGGCTTCGTCAATGCGCTCGCGATCCTGATCTTCATCGCGCAGTTGCCCGAGCTCGATCCCTCGAAGGTGCCGATGCTCACCTATCCGCTCGTCGCGGCCGGGCTTGCCATCATCTATCTGTTTCCGATGGTGACCAAGGCGATCCCGTCGCCGCTCGTCACGATCGTCGTGTTGACCATCCTGACCGTCGCGATGGGCTGGGACGTCCGCACCGTGGGCGACATGGGCGACCTGCCCGACACGTTTCCGGTGTTTCTGATCCCCGACATTCCGCTGAATTTCGAAACGCTGGCGATCATCTTTCCCTATTCGCTGGCCGTCGCGGTCGTGGGGCTTTTGGAAAGCCTGATGACCCAGCAGATCGTCGACGACCTGACCGACACCGCATCCGACCGCAATCAGGAGTGCATCGGGCAGGGCCTCGCCAACACCGCCACCGGCTTCATCGGCGGTATGGCGGGCTGCGCCATGATCGGCCAGTCGATCATCAATGTGAAATCCGGCGGACGCGGACGATTGTCGACCTTTGTCGCCGGGATCTTCCTGCTGATCATGGTGGTGGCGCTCGGCGACATCGTGGCGATCATCCCGATGTCCGCCCTGGTCGCGATCATGATCATGGTCTCGATCGGGACCTTTTCCTGGTCGTCGGTCAAGAACCTCCGCGAGCACCCGAAATCCTCGTCCGTCGTGATGCTGGCGACGGTCGTCTTCGTGATCTACACCCACAACCTCGCCATCGGCGTGCTTGTGGGCGTCCTGCTCTCGGGCATCTTCTTCGCCTGGAAGATCGCGCAGCTCTTCCGCGTCACGTCCGACATCACGCCGGACGGCAGCCATCGCACCTATGTGATAGAAGGCCAGCTTTTCTTCGCGTCCTCCGAGGACTTCATGAAAGCCTTTGATTTCAAGGAGGCGCCGGAGACGGTCACGATCGACCTCAGCCGCGCCCATATCTGGGATATTTCTTCCGTTGCCGCGCTGGACATGGCGGTGCTCAAGTTCCGCCGGGAAGGGGCCGACGTCGAGATCATCGGGCTCAACGAAGCCTCCGAAACCATCGTCGACAGGCTCGCCGTCCATGACAAGCCGGGCGCGATGGATCAACTGATGGGTCACTGA
- a CDS encoding ornithine cyclodeaminase family protein has translation MTTQPLRLLSEQDIRALGLSLSEVIDLTEQAYRLDAEGQTEVPTKIGVHPDRPASFLHAMPAWVAGNRSLGMKWVSYFPGNFDGGMADSTGLIVLNDPDHGHPVCIMEGMYITFLRTAACAAVAVRALIERDPETLMLVGCGGLGRWSLRVMTAAFPSLHTVYVSSKTAASRERFAEELAGEGAPRIIPVDEPAEAIRASDIVVSSVPPGGGQPVTADCLAPGSFFVPLDLTNAWHDDVPAAMDRIVADNPENLAGLLTRARPAARLDPERIERTQNLVAGRGTKAGRYERTFVGVCGIASTDVVIGWEIFRRAVTAEAGTLFQMT, from the coding sequence ATGACGACACAACCGCTGCGACTTCTCAGCGAGCAGGACATCCGAGCCCTCGGGCTTTCGCTTTCCGAGGTGATCGACCTGACCGAGCAGGCCTATCGTCTGGATGCCGAAGGCCAGACCGAGGTCCCGACAAAGATCGGCGTGCATCCCGACCGCCCGGCCAGCTTCCTGCACGCGATGCCCGCATGGGTCGCGGGAAACCGGTCGCTCGGCATGAAGTGGGTGTCGTATTTTCCCGGTAACTTTGACGGCGGCATGGCCGATTCAACCGGCCTGATCGTCCTCAACGATCCCGATCACGGCCACCCCGTCTGCATCATGGAAGGCATGTACATCACCTTCCTGCGCACGGCCGCGTGCGCGGCGGTTGCGGTGCGCGCACTCATCGAGCGCGATCCGGAGACGCTGATGCTGGTCGGTTGCGGCGGGCTCGGGCGATGGTCGCTGCGGGTGATGACGGCGGCCTTTCCGTCTCTGCACACCGTCTATGTTTCGTCGAAGACCGCCGCGTCGCGTGAGCGGTTCGCCGAGGAACTGGCCGGGGAGGGGGCGCCGAGGATCATCCCGGTTGACGAACCGGCCGAAGCAATACGCGCGAGCGACATCGTCGTGTCATCGGTCCCGCCGGGCGGTGGCCAGCCGGTGACGGCGGACTGCCTGGCGCCCGGCAGCTTCTTCGTGCCGCTCGACCTGACAAACGCGTGGCACGACGACGTGCCGGCGGCGATGGACCGGATCGTTGCGGACAATCCGGAGAACCTGGCCGGCCTGCTCACGCGGGCTCGCCCCGCGGCGCGGCTCGACCCTGAACGGATTGAGCGCACCCAGAATCTGGTAGCCGGCAGGGGGACGAAGGCCGGCCGTTACGAGCGCACTTTCGTCGGGGTCTGCGGCATCGCGAGCACTGACGTGGTCATCGGTTGGGAGATCTTCCGGCGCGCGGTTACGGCAGAGGCCGGGACGCTCTTCCAGATGACCTGA
- a CDS encoding M24 family metallopeptidase — translation MSAMPPDEYSNRVARARDLMRERGLDGLIVTDPVHYGYFTGHKVPAWMKSRPAILVLPLDGEPALITWSGPEMFCRLYDMPFPSWVQDRRIYPEVPFTDAPRVDWGVAEIVRERGLDSGRLGIELGRETWLGIPYDDYELLREQLPKVRFVNSGPVLWGCRLIKSEWEIDCMRQACAIGGRAWQRMFEALRPGISVPEVQRQVLAFYAEEGADITSEPPMVFGATGEGRTFQNGDVLYIDGGCSYAGYRMDITRRAVFGKPSPRQLAEHDGMWDLLWEIIERMVPGTPVSEIFAFSQARLAARPEFRNYSDHPAKRIGHGIGLENEPPSISGTDKTVLEAGMVLTPEPKIESEDGLVNPEEQVVVRASGPEVISPVPDWRLFEVN, via the coding sequence ATGTCAGCAATGCCCCCCGACGAGTACTCCAACCGCGTCGCACGGGCGCGCGACCTGATGCGCGAGCGCGGGCTCGACGGCCTGATCGTCACCGACCCGGTGCACTACGGCTACTTCACCGGACACAAGGTGCCGGCATGGATGAAGTCGCGGCCGGCGATCCTGGTCCTGCCGCTCGACGGCGAGCCGGCGCTGATCACCTGGTCCGGCCCGGAGATGTTCTGCCGGCTCTACGACATGCCGTTTCCCTCCTGGGTGCAGGACCGCCGGATCTACCCGGAAGTCCCCTTCACCGACGCACCGCGGGTTGACTGGGGTGTTGCCGAGATCGTGCGCGAGCGCGGCCTGGATAGCGGGCGCCTCGGGATCGAACTCGGCCGCGAGACATGGCTCGGCATCCCGTACGACGACTATGAGCTGCTGCGCGAGCAGTTGCCGAAGGTGCGCTTCGTCAATTCCGGTCCGGTTCTGTGGGGCTGCCGGCTCATCAAGTCGGAGTGGGAAATCGACTGCATGCGCCAGGCCTGCGCGATCGGTGGCCGGGCCTGGCAGCGCATGTTCGAGGCGCTGCGGCCGGGGATCTCCGTGCCCGAAGTGCAACGCCAGGTGCTGGCGTTCTATGCGGAGGAGGGCGCCGACATTACCTCCGAGCCGCCGATGGTGTTCGGTGCCACCGGCGAAGGTCGGACGTTTCAGAATGGCGACGTCCTCTACATCGACGGCGGCTGCAGCTACGCCGGCTACCGGATGGATATCACGCGCCGCGCCGTGTTCGGCAAACCGTCGCCCCGCCAGCTGGCCGAGCACGACGGCATGTGGGACCTGCTTTGGGAAATCATCGAACGGATGGTGCCTGGCACGCCCGTCAGCGAGATTTTCGCCTTCTCGCAGGCGCGCCTCGCCGCCCGGCCGGAGTTCCGCAATTACTCCGACCACCCCGCGAAGAGAATCGGCCATGGGATAGGGCTGGAGAACGAGCCGCCGTCGATCTCCGGGACCGACAAGACCGTGCTGGAGGCGGGCATGGTGCTGACTCCCGAACCGAAAATCGAGAGCGAGGACGGCCTCGTCAATCCGGAGGAGCAGGTCGTGGTCCGCGCCTCCGGCCCGGAAGTCATCTCGCCGGTACCCGACTGGCGGCTCTTCGAGGTGAATTGA
- the dctP gene encoding TRAP transporter substrate-binding protein DctP, which yields MRGLRQTIRSLTAASVVLAGVAGAQAEEIVLKALTYAPPSKVEDSMAVFKAWIDKVNAKGEGKLRVEILGGPEVFGVGDQVNAVSKGLADITLTFTAHTALVPEVDTLGLSGITVAEERENGYLALLDEAHSKINLKVIGRAATQSGFFIFSKEPIESLADFEGMKIRSHSGYDGFFRKLNANPIGMNISEIYGGLERGIVTAAPYNIFAYDLGLHEVTDYMLADPFWYSHTTVTLMNRKKFDSLPAELQAVLIDAQIEIEAEMADIVAKMAEEERKRLAEAGMTFTNLPPEEAEQFRQMATESRFEVLEEILGADRVAEIKALIVRQ from the coding sequence ATGCGTGGACTTCGACAGACAATCAGATCGCTGACGGCTGCTTCGGTGGTGCTCGCCGGTGTCGCCGGTGCCCAGGCCGAGGAGATTGTGCTCAAGGCCCTGACCTATGCGCCGCCCTCGAAAGTCGAGGACAGCATGGCCGTCTTCAAGGCGTGGATAGACAAGGTGAACGCCAAGGGCGAGGGCAAGCTGCGGGTCGAGATCCTCGGCGGGCCGGAGGTGTTCGGTGTCGGCGACCAGGTCAACGCCGTGAGCAAGGGCCTGGCCGACATCACCTTGACGTTCACGGCGCATACCGCGCTCGTACCCGAAGTCGATACGCTCGGTCTTTCCGGCATCACCGTGGCCGAGGAACGTGAGAACGGCTATCTGGCGCTCCTCGACGAAGCGCACAGCAAGATCAACCTCAAGGTGATTGGGCGCGCCGCCACCCAGTCCGGCTTCTTCATCTTCTCGAAGGAGCCGATCGAGAGCCTGGCCGATTTCGAAGGCATGAAGATCCGTTCCCATTCGGGCTATGACGGGTTCTTTCGGAAACTCAACGCCAATCCGATCGGCATGAACATTTCGGAGATCTACGGTGGTCTCGAACGCGGCATCGTGACGGCGGCGCCGTACAACATCTTCGCCTACGACCTCGGCCTGCACGAGGTGACCGACTACATGCTCGCGGATCCGTTCTGGTACTCCCACACGACGGTGACGCTGATGAACCGCAAGAAGTTCGACAGCTTGCCTGCCGAACTACAGGCCGTGCTGATCGACGCCCAGATCGAAATCGAGGCCGAGATGGCCGACATCGTGGCGAAAATGGCCGAGGAAGAGCGCAAGCGGCTGGCCGAAGCCGGCATGACGTTTACGAACCTGCCGCCCGAGGAAGCGGAACAGTTCCGCCAGATGGCCACGGAAAGCCGCTTCGAGGTGCTCGAGGAGATCCTCGGTGCCGACCGCGTCGCCGAAATCAAGGCGCTGATCGTACGCCAATAA
- a CDS encoding metal-dependent hydrolase family protein, with translation MPSSHSTVYRNGRIVDGDGKVFTGYVAVEGAQIQAVGEGDPVGAAARSGADVVDLAGRTLLPGLIDCHVHLSMDALAAPAALSSPRAQLVGLMTASKNALASLGGGVTTVRDCGTPGEIDFALRQAAADGLCVTPRLVLSGRALCMTGGHGWQLLGIEVDGPDAARRAARAQIKAGADNVKLIATGGILTQGTEIGSPQLTVDEMRAAVEEAHKAGKISAAHAHGAQGIKNAAMAGVDSIEHAYFIDAEGIDLMLENGTTLVATSAAVRNVVRHGTEAGIPAHSVAKAQSAIERHVGGFKAAHKAGVKLAMGTDSGVPFTRHGQNLDELVYLVEMGLTPLEAIQVATRDSARMLKLDDRVGTLEPGKLADLVVVDGDPLADIAVLSDPSRIRRVVLNGRTVVDRDASRFVVGSAFAGALVGGTTEVAAR, from the coding sequence ATGCCGTCTTCCCACAGCACAGTCTATCGCAACGGCCGCATCGTCGACGGCGACGGCAAGGTCTTCACCGGCTATGTCGCGGTGGAAGGCGCCCAAATCCAGGCGGTGGGCGAGGGCGACCCTGTCGGGGCTGCCGCGCGGTCGGGCGCTGACGTCGTCGACCTGGCCGGCCGCACGCTTCTGCCCGGTCTGATCGACTGCCATGTGCACCTGTCCATGGACGCACTTGCCGCGCCGGCCGCGCTCTCCTCTCCGCGGGCGCAGCTCGTCGGCCTGATGACCGCGTCCAAGAACGCGCTTGCGTCGCTCGGCGGCGGCGTGACCACGGTGCGTGATTGCGGGACACCGGGCGAGATCGATTTCGCCCTGCGCCAGGCGGCCGCCGACGGGTTGTGCGTGACACCGCGGCTCGTGCTCAGCGGCCGCGCCCTGTGCATGACCGGCGGCCATGGATGGCAGCTTCTCGGTATCGAGGTCGATGGCCCGGATGCCGCCCGCCGCGCCGCGCGCGCCCAGATCAAGGCAGGCGCCGACAACGTCAAGCTGATCGCGACCGGCGGCATCCTCACGCAGGGGACGGAGATCGGCAGCCCGCAGCTCACGGTGGACGAGATGCGGGCAGCAGTCGAGGAAGCGCACAAGGCGGGCAAGATCTCCGCGGCGCACGCACACGGCGCGCAGGGCATCAAGAACGCCGCGATGGCTGGCGTCGACTCCATCGAGCACGCCTATTTCATCGACGCCGAAGGCATCGATCTGATGCTGGAGAACGGCACCACGCTGGTGGCGACCTCGGCGGCGGTCCGTAACGTAGTGCGGCACGGCACGGAAGCCGGCATCCCGGCCCATTCCGTCGCCAAGGCGCAGTCGGCCATCGAGCGCCACGTCGGCGGCTTCAAGGCGGCGCACAAGGCCGGGGTCAAGCTCGCCATGGGCACCGATTCCGGGGTTCCGTTCACGCGTCATGGCCAGAACCTCGACGAACTCGTCTATCTGGTGGAAATGGGGCTGACCCCGCTCGAAGCGATCCAGGTGGCGACGCGCGACAGCGCCCGGATGCTGAAGCTCGACGATCGCGTCGGCACGCTCGAGCCCGGCAAGCTGGCCGACCTCGTCGTGGTCGACGGCGATCCGCTGGCCGACATCGCGGTCCTGAGCGATCCCTCCCGCATCCGTCGCGTCGTCCTCAACGGGCGCACGGTCGTCGATCGCGACGCAAGCCGCTTCGTCGTCGGCAGCGCCTTCGCCGGTGCGCTCGTCGGCGGCACGACGGAGGTCGCCGCACGCTGA
- a CDS encoding universal stress protein, translating to MTTDTLIALVDGSVYSESVCRHAAWIAGRNGWKVKIYHVMGRRDGIGEQDLSGAIRLGARTALLEQLSQLDAARAKLAHEHGRAILDDAKAIIQDDGGIASVETRLRRGDLVETVTAKEERGEMIVIGKRGEAAGHAMDHLGSNLERVVRASHKPVFIANRAFRPVETVLVAFDGGASSLKAVDYISRSPLFAGLAVSLVYAGKETPEIRASLDKAAATLRAGGFEAKLLVRIGEPETVLADLTQDPGHELLVMGAYGHSRVRSFIIGSTTTEMIRSCRVPVLIMR from the coding sequence ATGACAACCGACACACTGATCGCTCTCGTGGATGGCTCGGTCTATTCCGAAAGCGTTTGTCGCCATGCTGCCTGGATCGCCGGCAGGAACGGCTGGAAGGTCAAGATCTACCACGTCATGGGGCGCCGTGACGGCATCGGCGAGCAGGACCTGAGCGGCGCGATCCGGCTGGGCGCGCGCACGGCGCTGCTTGAGCAGCTTTCGCAACTCGACGCCGCGCGGGCGAAGCTGGCGCACGAGCACGGGCGCGCTATCCTGGACGACGCGAAAGCCATCATCCAGGACGATGGCGGTATCGCGTCCGTCGAGACCCGCCTGCGCCGGGGCGACCTGGTGGAAACCGTCACCGCCAAGGAAGAGCGGGGCGAGATGATCGTCATCGGCAAGCGCGGCGAAGCGGCGGGCCACGCGATGGACCATCTCGGCTCCAACCTGGAACGCGTCGTAAGGGCCAGTCACAAGCCGGTCTTCATCGCCAATCGCGCCTTCAGGCCGGTCGAGACGGTTCTGGTGGCCTTCGACGGCGGTGCCTCGTCGCTGAAGGCGGTCGACTACATCTCGCGCAGTCCGCTGTTCGCAGGGCTCGCGGTTTCTCTGGTTTATGCCGGCAAGGAAACGCCGGAGATCCGCGCGTCGCTCGACAAAGCGGCGGCGACGCTGAGGGCAGGGGGCTTCGAGGCGAAGCTCCTGGTTCGCATCGGCGAACCGGAAACGGTGCTCGCCGACCTGACGCAGGACCCGGGGCACGAACTGCTCGTGATGGGCGCCTACGGTCACTCGCGTGTCCGCTCCTTCATCATCGGTTCGACGACAACCGAGATGATCCGGTCCTGTCGGGTGCCGGTATTGATCATGCGCTGA